Proteins encoded in a region of the Haloglomus salinum genome:
- a CDS encoding NUDIX hydrolase, with product MSDDPDDASGGREQPITDHDPATHDWPVIESVAEYETGWYTGGYDLVEQPDGSTKRYYWAELPPAVVVVAVADGSLLMVEQYRPTIRELCLELPAGIVEDGESYTEAGARELAEETGFAPSGMALLESFGCSTGVLRHERGIVWAEGLEPVERKLDGNEFINVHAVPVDEALDVARSDPANDATMEGVLLAREEGLL from the coding sequence ATGAGCGACGACCCCGACGACGCGAGCGGTGGGCGCGAGCAGCCCATCACGGACCACGACCCCGCGACCCACGACTGGCCGGTCATCGAGTCGGTCGCCGAGTACGAGACCGGCTGGTACACGGGCGGGTACGACCTCGTCGAGCAGCCCGACGGCTCGACGAAGAGGTACTACTGGGCGGAGCTGCCGCCCGCGGTCGTCGTGGTGGCGGTCGCCGACGGCTCGCTCCTCATGGTCGAGCAGTACCGCCCGACCATCCGCGAACTCTGTCTCGAACTCCCGGCCGGCATCGTCGAGGACGGCGAGAGCTACACCGAGGCCGGGGCGCGCGAACTGGCCGAGGAGACCGGATTCGCGCCGTCGGGGATGGCCCTGCTGGAGTCGTTCGGCTGCTCGACGGGCGTGCTGCGCCACGAACGCGGCATCGTCTGGGCGGAGGGGCTGGAGCCGGTCGAGCGGAAACTCGACGGCAACGAGTTCATCAACGTCCACGCGGTCCCCGTCGACGAGGCGCTGGACGTGGCGCGGAGCGACCCAGCCAACGACGCGACGATGGAGGGCGTGCTGCTGGCGCGCGAAGAGGGCTTGCTGTAG
- a CDS encoding DUF5809 family protein, with product MHTEGQLAPESATEARRSYADLAGAARTVTRETAKAMGFDREEYADRVTEEVRSTARDALFASLLEVRVGDREAFETWRTDFGGDVRVMGSGDVPNVAWHVVPFGADGPPTRAAGDEGVTPVAVAATFQDEPAAATATLRRTVFGRVYRDVIHADPVETGAHTAEPPEDEDEDGTEDETDAAAEAEENTQ from the coding sequence ATGCACACCGAGGGGCAACTCGCGCCGGAGTCGGCGACCGAGGCGCGCCGCTCGTACGCCGACCTCGCCGGGGCGGCCCGGACGGTCACCCGCGAGACGGCCAAAGCGATGGGCTTCGACCGCGAGGAGTACGCCGACCGCGTCACCGAGGAGGTTCGCTCGACGGCCCGGGACGCGCTGTTCGCGTCACTGCTGGAGGTCCGGGTCGGCGACCGCGAGGCGTTCGAGACGTGGCGCACCGACTTCGGCGGCGACGTTCGCGTGATGGGGAGCGGCGACGTGCCCAACGTCGCCTGGCACGTCGTCCCGTTCGGGGCCGACGGCCCGCCCACCCGCGCCGCCGGCGACGAGGGCGTGACGCCGGTCGCCGTGGCCGCGACGTTCCAGGACGAACCCGCGGCCGCGACGGCGACGCTCCGCCGGACCGTCTTCGGCCGCGTCTACCGTGATGTTATCCACGCCGACCCCGTCGAGACGGGCGCCCACACCGCAGAGCCGCCGGAGGACGAGGACGAGGATGGCACCGAGGACGAGACCGACGCGGCCGCCGAAGCCGAGGAGAACACGCAGTGA
- a CDS encoding cytochrome d ubiquinol oxidase subunit II, translating into MTEAVAGVLAATPIVASLADGPLFGLPLPELWFALLFAILATFLFLDGFDFGAGAVFATRDDDAERETILAAIGPFWDGNEVWLVVFGGTLFAAFPRVYADLFSRHYLLMFGILGALIVRGLAPEMYEQRHDDAWQRWWGRAFVVGSVLAPFLLGAFVGNWVLGSERSLTLHAVVVGLTVVALTVVSGVAFLRLKSRGALRTDIRQYGEAAVVAYLVLVVASLASLALVSARIRTGVTSLPVLALVGLSVALATGYVMALRRDRDHLALGLSGGLTYGLVAAVALLLYPAIDPASGLTVEAAIISTLPLNLMSIGAAILLPLITSYFIVLYSAFSGPAQPTEGY; encoded by the coding sequence ATGACTGAGGCGGTGGCCGGAGTGCTCGCAGCGACGCCCATCGTGGCCTCGCTGGCCGACGGGCCGCTGTTCGGCCTGCCGCTCCCGGAGCTCTGGTTCGCGCTCCTGTTCGCCATCCTCGCGACGTTCCTGTTCCTCGACGGGTTCGACTTCGGGGCCGGGGCCGTGTTCGCGACCCGGGACGACGACGCGGAGCGCGAGACCATCCTCGCCGCCATCGGCCCGTTCTGGGACGGCAACGAGGTGTGGCTGGTCGTCTTCGGCGGGACACTGTTCGCGGCGTTCCCACGGGTGTACGCCGACCTGTTCAGCCGCCACTACCTGCTGATGTTCGGTATCCTCGGCGCGCTCATCGTCCGCGGGCTCGCCCCGGAGATGTACGAGCAGCGTCACGACGATGCCTGGCAGCGGTGGTGGGGCCGCGCGTTCGTGGTCGGGAGCGTGCTGGCGCCGTTCCTGCTCGGTGCATTCGTGGGGAACTGGGTTCTGGGCTCGGAGCGCTCGCTGACGCTGCACGCCGTCGTCGTCGGCCTGACCGTCGTCGCGCTCACGGTGGTCTCGGGCGTCGCCTTCCTCCGGCTGAAGAGCCGCGGAGCGCTCCGGACCGACATCCGTCAGTACGGCGAGGCCGCGGTCGTCGCCTATCTCGTCCTCGTGGTCGCGTCGCTCGCCAGCCTGGCGCTGGTGTCCGCCCGAATACGGACGGGCGTCACGTCGCTCCCGGTGCTGGCGCTGGTCGGTCTCTCGGTCGCCCTCGCGACCGGGTACGTGATGGCGCTCCGGCGCGACCGCGACCACCTCGCGCTCGGACTCAGCGGCGGGCTCACCTACGGCCTCGTCGCGGCCGTCGCGCTACTGCTGTATCCCGCAATCGACCCCGCGAGCGGGCTGACGGTCGAGGCGGCCATCATCTCGACGCTCCCCCTCAATCTTATGTCCATCGGCGCGGCGATACTGCTGCCGCTCATCACGAGCTACTTCATCGTCCTCTACAGCGCGTTCAGCGGCCCAGCACAGCCGACGGAGGGGTACTGA
- a CDS encoding cytochrome ubiquinol oxidase subunit I: MIDPVLASRLQFALTTIVHIIFPVMSMGLAPFLIYFTWKDIRSDDPVYEQLRRFWTKIFAVSFVVGTVTGIVLEFEFGTNFAAFSTAAGELFGGPLAIEGMMAFMLEATFLGVFVFGRERVGDALYFVSSIAVGLGTWLSAVWILIANSWMQTPRGFEVVQEGGQRVIHLTDPLAAYANPRFPWMFVHMQNAAVESVALFMAGVGAYYVFRHHIWDYTVVEIGFWEKTMKIGIAALLITAPLQVLHGDAYGRHVAETQPQKFAAMEAVWETDSYVPEYIVAFPTDLQDLTDPRAKELFGLGIPGGASWLASGGDPQAEIRGLNTFETEAPPVALVFWSFRAMVGMGFWFLLLAFWGGYRWWRGQLLEDDLLHKALMGSSLLGILAVQLGWVVTEVGRQPWVIQGVMKTSDGVSPGLTGAEATLTLAGFALVYTLLLVLYTYVIARIVREGPPGNDELETPTPELGPEEPPTVGAGDD; the protein is encoded by the coding sequence GTGATCGACCCCGTCCTCGCGAGTCGGTTGCAGTTCGCGCTCACCACCATCGTCCACATCATCTTCCCGGTGATGAGCATGGGACTCGCCCCGTTCCTGATATACTTCACCTGGAAGGATATCCGGAGCGACGACCCCGTGTACGAGCAACTGCGCCGGTTCTGGACGAAGATCTTCGCGGTGAGCTTCGTCGTCGGGACCGTCACCGGTATCGTTCTGGAGTTCGAGTTCGGGACGAACTTCGCGGCGTTCTCGACCGCGGCGGGCGAGCTGTTCGGCGGTCCGCTCGCCATCGAGGGGATGATGGCGTTCATGCTGGAGGCGACCTTCCTCGGCGTGTTCGTCTTCGGTCGCGAGCGCGTCGGTGACGCACTGTACTTCGTCTCCAGCATTGCCGTCGGGCTGGGGACGTGGCTGTCGGCAGTGTGGATCCTCATCGCCAACTCCTGGATGCAGACGCCCCGCGGGTTCGAGGTCGTTCAGGAGGGTGGTCAACGGGTGATCCACCTGACGGACCCGCTCGCAGCCTACGCCAACCCACGGTTCCCCTGGATGTTCGTCCACATGCAGAACGCCGCGGTGGAGTCGGTCGCGCTGTTCATGGCCGGCGTCGGGGCGTACTACGTCTTCCGGCACCACATCTGGGACTACACCGTCGTCGAGATCGGATTCTGGGAGAAGACGATGAAGATCGGCATCGCAGCGCTACTCATCACGGCGCCGCTGCAGGTGCTCCACGGGGATGCCTACGGGCGACACGTCGCGGAGACCCAGCCCCAGAAGTTCGCCGCCATGGAGGCCGTCTGGGAGACCGACAGCTACGTCCCCGAGTACATCGTCGCGTTCCCGACCGACCTCCAGGACCTGACGGACCCGCGAGCCAAGGAGCTGTTCGGCCTCGGCATCCCGGGTGGCGCGTCGTGGCTCGCCAGCGGGGGTGATCCACAGGCCGAGATACGCGGCCTGAACACCTTCGAGACGGAGGCCCCACCGGTCGCGCTCGTGTTCTGGTCGTTCCGGGCGATGGTCGGCATGGGATTCTGGTTCCTCCTGCTGGCCTTCTGGGGCGGCTACCGCTGGTGGCGGGGGCAGCTGCTGGAGGACGACCTGCTGCACAAGGCGCTGATGGGCTCCAGCCTGCTCGGCATCCTCGCCGTCCAGCTCGGCTGGGTGGTGACGGAGGTCGGGCGCCAGCCATGGGTCATCCAGGGCGTGATGAAGACGAGCGACGGAGTCTCGCCCGGGCTGACCGGCGCCGAGGCGACCCTCACGCTCGCCGGGTTCGCACTGGTGTACACGCTGTTGCTCGTGCTGTACACCTACGTCATCGCACGAATCGTTCGGGAAGGGCCGCCGGGGAACGATGAGCTGGAGACGCCGACCCCCGAGCTCGGTCCCGAGGAGCCTCCGACAGTGGGGGCCGGCGATGACTGA
- a CDS encoding cbb3-type cytochrome c oxidase subunit I, whose amino-acid sequence MAGEQLALTVLMGVLLVAVAGYLSRVTDWRAYAPGPLPVGTGTGGAAHSEKPGGIVRWLTTVDHRDIGILYAVYSVIAFAWAGLGVLVMRLELLTPAQDVISTQFYNGLLTSHGITMLLLFGTPVLAAFSNYFIPLLIGADDMAFPRINAIAFWLLPPGALLVWAGFFLGPLTGGAIGPSQTSWTMYTPLSVQQANPGVDLMMLGLHLTGIAATMGAINFIATIFVERDESVSWANLDIFSWTVLVQSVQILFAFPLLGSVFIMLLLDRNFGTAFFAVDGGSPVLYQHLFWFWGHPEVYILILPAMGIVSWVLPKFSGRKLFGFKFVVYSTIAIGVLSFGVWAHHMFSTGIDPRIRASFMAITLAIAIPTAVKVFNWITTMWNGKVRLTAPMLFSIGFISNVIIGGITGVFLAAIPVDLVLHDTYYVVGHFHYFLMGGTAFAVFAGVYYWFPLVTGRMYQRTFAKWHFWLTMLGVNLTFFAMLLMGYLGMPRRYATYQLDGAIAPLAELTTLHQLATVGAFVLAFAQLVWLWNMVESAREGPLLESPDPWNLKDDGMFGRDFQWLEAQRLAADGGEVTDGSSADASRADTADEADTEPTPAVRRVEG is encoded by the coding sequence ATGGCAGGCGAGCAACTCGCACTCACGGTACTGATGGGTGTTCTCCTGGTGGCCGTCGCCGGCTACCTCTCCCGGGTGACCGACTGGCGGGCGTACGCGCCCGGCCCGCTCCCGGTCGGCACGGGCACCGGGGGCGCCGCACACAGCGAGAAGCCCGGTGGTATCGTCCGCTGGCTGACGACCGTCGACCACAGGGACATCGGCATCCTCTATGCCGTCTACTCGGTCATCGCGTTCGCGTGGGCGGGGCTGGGGGTGCTGGTGATGCGCCTGGAACTGCTCACGCCGGCCCAGGACGTCATCAGCACGCAGTTCTACAACGGCCTGCTGACGAGCCACGGCATCACGATGCTGTTGCTGTTCGGGACGCCCGTCCTGGCGGCGTTCTCGAACTACTTCATCCCGTTGCTCATCGGGGCCGACGACATGGCGTTCCCCCGCATCAACGCCATCGCGTTCTGGCTGTTGCCGCCGGGAGCGTTGCTGGTGTGGGCGGGGTTCTTCCTCGGCCCCCTGACCGGGGGCGCCATCGGGCCCTCGCAGACCTCCTGGACGATGTACACGCCGCTGTCGGTCCAGCAGGCCAACCCCGGCGTGGACCTGATGATGCTCGGGCTCCACCTCACCGGCATCGCCGCCACCATGGGGGCGATCAACTTCATCGCGACCATCTTCGTCGAGCGCGACGAGTCCGTCAGCTGGGCGAACCTGGACATCTTCTCCTGGACCGTCCTCGTCCAGTCCGTCCAGATCCTGTTCGCCTTTCCGCTGCTGGGGTCGGTGTTCATCATGCTGCTGCTGGACCGGAACTTCGGCACGGCGTTCTTCGCCGTCGACGGCGGCTCACCCGTCCTCTACCAGCACCTGTTCTGGTTCTGGGGCCACCCCGAGGTGTACATCCTCATCCTGCCGGCGATGGGCATCGTCTCGTGGGTCCTGCCGAAGTTCTCGGGCCGGAAGCTGTTCGGCTTCAAGTTCGTCGTCTACTCCACCATCGCCATCGGTGTCCTGAGCTTCGGCGTCTGGGCCCACCACATGTTCTCGACGGGTATCGACCCGCGCATCCGGGCCTCGTTCATGGCCATCACGCTGGCCATCGCCATCCCGACGGCGGTGAAGGTATTCAACTGGATCACGACGATGTGGAACGGCAAGGTCCGGCTCACGGCGCCGATGCTGTTCTCCATCGGCTTCATCTCGAACGTCATCATCGGCGGCATCACGGGCGTCTTCCTCGCCGCCATCCCGGTCGACCTCGTGCTCCACGACACCTACTACGTCGTCGGGCACTTCCACTACTTCCTGATGGGCGGGACGGCGTTCGCGGTGTTCGCGGGTGTCTACTACTGGTTCCCGCTCGTGACGGGCCGGATGTACCAGCGCACGTTCGCGAAGTGGCACTTCTGGCTCACGATGCTCGGGGTCAACCTGACGTTCTTCGCGATGCTGTTGATGGGGTATCTCGGCATGCCGCGCCGGTACGCCACCTACCAGCTGGACGGCGCGATCGCGCCACTCGCCGAGCTGACGACGCTCCACCAGCTCGCCACCGTCGGCGCCTTCGTGCTGGCGTTCGCCCAGCTCGTCTGGCTCTGGAACATGGTCGAGTCCGCCCGCGAGGGGCCGCTCCTCGAATCACCCGACCCGTGGAATCTCAAGGACGACGGCATGTTCGGCCGTGACTTCCAGTGGCTGGAGGCCCAGCGTCTCGCTGCCGACGGCGGCGAGGTCACGGACGGGTCCTCGGCGGATGCCTCACGCGCTGATACCGCCGACGAGGCCGACACCGAGCCGACGCCGGCCGTCCGCCGCGTCGAAGGTTGA
- a CDS encoding PQQ-binding-like beta-propeller repeat protein yields the protein MPTQYPMAGGGPSRSAAVAGGIEASGTFETRWQVPVSGPGSEPPVVLDGVAYVLEQTDAAPDPVYEIVGYDLSDGRGVRRLDCAEFGAVYELATDGRLLVVAADGVVTAINPKADQIAWRADGLIWETDDGPHEDSMASVAPTSETVYAAATVESAVSDEIMETKILRLNAGDGKGGGVGIYEQGAGGWNLPGTRLAVHDGLAFLLVDGVVVGLESRDEMWRASLAELDGVDVYSPAADGIAVGPQGVYVTLGHGGDFEKYVTAYDPVTGTERWRTPISQSGAKAVAVADGTVLAVSSGGVLALDAVDGDVLWENYDGKHNSKPAIAGETVYLGRTDGGSDVLVGLSLADGTEEWRHEVGFRIGHVLPLQDSLVVRGGRLARLEPADAARESGGTGKPATATDCPDCGASVDGSAEFCPDCGTELGDGETCPGCGSTLDGDESFCPDCGTELGDDETCPGCGSTLDGDESFCPDCGEEL from the coding sequence ATGCCCACACAGTACCCCATGGCAGGGGGAGGACCGTCGCGTTCGGCGGCCGTCGCGGGGGGAATCGAAGCCTCGGGGACGTTCGAGACCCGGTGGCAGGTACCGGTGTCGGGGCCGGGGTCGGAGCCGCCGGTCGTCCTCGACGGGGTCGCGTACGTGCTGGAGCAGACGGACGCCGCGCCGGATCCAGTCTACGAGATCGTCGGCTACGACCTCTCGGATGGGAGGGGTGTTCGGCGGCTGGACTGCGCCGAGTTCGGGGCGGTGTACGAACTCGCAACCGACGGCCGGCTCCTCGTCGTCGCGGCCGACGGTGTGGTCACGGCGATCAATCCGAAGGCGGACCAGATCGCGTGGAGAGCGGACGGGCTGATATGGGAAACCGACGACGGCCCCCACGAGGACAGCATGGCCAGTGTCGCCCCCACATCGGAGACCGTGTACGCGGCTGCGACCGTCGAGTCGGCGGTGTCGGACGAGATAATGGAGACGAAGATCCTGCGGCTGAACGCCGGCGACGGTAAGGGGGGCGGCGTCGGTATCTACGAACAGGGCGCGGGTGGGTGGAACCTCCCGGGCACCCGCCTCGCGGTCCATGACGGGCTGGCCTTCCTCCTTGTCGACGGGGTCGTCGTCGGCCTCGAGTCACGGGACGAGATGTGGCGGGCGTCGCTGGCGGAACTGGACGGTGTCGACGTGTACTCGCCGGCCGCGGACGGTATCGCGGTGGGGCCACAGGGTGTGTACGTCACACTCGGGCACGGGGGTGACTTCGAGAAGTACGTCACCGCGTACGACCCCGTCACCGGAACCGAGCGGTGGCGGACACCCATCTCGCAGTCGGGGGCCAAGGCCGTCGCCGTCGCCGACGGGACCGTGCTCGCCGTCTCGTCGGGAGGTGTCCTCGCGCTGGATGCCGTCGACGGTGACGTACTGTGGGAGAACTACGACGGCAAGCACAACTCGAAGCCCGCCATCGCGGGTGAAACAGTGTACCTCGGTCGGACGGACGGGGGGTCGGACGTTCTCGTCGGGCTGTCGCTCGCCGACGGGACCGAGGAGTGGCGGCACGAGGTGGGGTTCCGAATCGGTCACGTACTCCCCCTTCAGGACAGTCTCGTGGTTCGGGGGGGACGGCTCGCTCGGCTGGAGCCAGCCGACGCCGCACGCGAGAGCGGTGGGACCGGCAAGCCAGCGACGGCGACCGACTGTCCGGACTGTGGGGCCTCGGTCGACGGGTCCGCGGAGTTCTGTCCCGACTGTGGGACCGAGCTGGGCGACGGCGAGACGTGTCCCGGCTGCGGGTCGACACTGGACGGCGACGAGAGCTTCTGTCCCGACTGTGGGACCGAGCTGGGCGACGACGAGACGTGTCCCGGCTGCGGGTCGACACTGGACGGCGACGAGAGCTTCTGCCCCGACTGCGGGGAGGAACTGTAG
- a CDS encoding CBS domain-containing protein, producing MTVRDLMREDVVTATPGTAVTEVAELARAENVGSVVVVDDGEPVGIVTDRDIALRVVADGADPTSTTASDVMTADPTTVDVETGVMEVSREMCGAGVRRMPVLDGGELAGIVTLDDLNRLLVGELGNLAGVVAGESPPY from the coding sequence ATGACAGTACGAGACCTGATGCGGGAGGACGTAGTGACGGCGACGCCCGGCACGGCGGTCACCGAGGTCGCCGAACTCGCGAGGGCCGAGAACGTCGGGAGCGTCGTCGTGGTCGACGACGGCGAGCCGGTGGGCATCGTGACGGACCGGGACATCGCGCTCCGCGTCGTGGCCGACGGCGCCGACCCCACGTCGACCACCGCGAGCGACGTGATGACGGCCGACCCGACGACGGTGGACGTCGAGACCGGCGTCATGGAGGTGTCCCGCGAGATGTGCGGGGCCGGCGTCCGCCGGATGCCGGTCCTCGACGGCGGTGAGCTGGCGGGCATCGTCACGCTCGACGACCTGAACCGGCTGCTCGTGGGAGAGCTGGGGAACCTCGCGGGCGTCGTCGCGGGCGAGTCCCCGCCGTACTGA
- a CDS encoding universal stress protein has translation MYDRILVATDGSETADTAVEGAVRLADQFGADLHAIHVTPPDDGGAPRGSPDGVDPDALLEDVAARAAESDVPVSTAVRPNESGAARAIADYAEAQDVDLLVMGTQGRTGLDRFVLGSVTERALRISPVPVLTARTSTPVEELDDVLVATDGSEGAAAAVTHAVDLAAAADATLHVIHVVDVTVAWPTGAGGPLLDRMEDAGREAVDRAVERAGRADVPAVEATLLSGSPYRAIVDYAADADVDLTVVGTHGRSGLDRLLLGSVAERVVRTAGTPVLALKAADAEPAETDWTDVHES, from the coding sequence ATGTACGACCGTATCCTCGTGGCGACCGACGGGAGCGAGACCGCCGACACCGCCGTGGAGGGCGCTGTCCGGCTCGCCGACCAGTTCGGTGCTGACCTCCACGCCATCCACGTCACGCCGCCGGACGACGGGGGGGCGCCCCGCGGCTCGCCGGACGGAGTCGACCCCGACGCCCTGCTCGAGGATGTCGCTGCTCGTGCCGCCGAGTCCGATGTCCCCGTCTCGACCGCGGTCCGCCCCAACGAATCCGGCGCCGCTCGCGCCATCGCGGACTACGCCGAGGCCCAGGACGTGGACCTGCTGGTGATGGGGACCCAGGGCCGGACCGGCCTGGACCGGTTCGTCCTCGGGAGCGTGACCGAGCGGGCCCTCCGAATCTCGCCGGTTCCCGTCCTGACGGCCCGGACCTCGACACCTGTCGAGGAGCTGGACGACGTTCTCGTCGCCACGGACGGGAGCGAGGGGGCAGCCGCCGCGGTCACGCACGCGGTCGACCTGGCGGCGGCGGCCGACGCGACGCTCCACGTGATACACGTCGTGGATGTCACCGTCGCGTGGCCGACCGGCGCCGGTGGCCCCCTCCTCGACCGGATGGAGGATGCCGGGCGAGAGGCCGTCGACCGGGCGGTCGAGCGGGCCGGTCGAGCGGACGTCCCGGCCGTCGAGGCCACCCTCCTCAGTGGGTCGCCGTACCGTGCCATCGTGGACTACGCCGCCGATGCCGACGTGGACCTGACCGTCGTGGGAACCCACGGCCGGTCCGGGCTCGACCGGCTCCTCCTGGGCAGCGTGGCCGAGCGTGTCGTCCGGACCGCTGGGACGCCCGTGCTGGCGCTCAAGGCGGCGGATGCCGAGCCGGCCGAGACGGACTGGACCGACGTGCACGAGTCGTAG
- a CDS encoding succinylglutamate desuccinylase/aspartoacylase domain-containing protein — translation MRRRQFIRGGAAAAGTALGVSAVGFGSPGTTEAAPSTPGPSDTIMPGTAHETPVYVIEGAESGPTAVAVGGIHGDERSGILAADRLREWDLAAGRLVVIPRANRVAVERDTREGEHGDLNRQFTPGREPATELARALWDRIVEADPDVLTTLQSSKGLYGTHPDFVGQAVFPTAAGDAVTVAETATATVNDAAVPWYMPFHDFRVGHPLSGDAPLLSHKVGGDLGEPAHIVEVTEYLLDDEAGARWTGRLATELLAGHGLERAGGDA, via the coding sequence ATGAGACGACGCCAGTTCATCCGGGGTGGGGCAGCGGCAGCCGGGACCGCACTCGGTGTATCCGCGGTCGGCTTCGGGTCGCCCGGCACGACCGAGGCGGCCCCGTCGACGCCCGGGCCCTCGGACACCATCATGCCCGGGACGGCCCACGAGACGCCGGTGTACGTCATCGAAGGCGCGGAGTCGGGGCCGACAGCCGTCGCCGTCGGTGGCATCCACGGCGACGAGCGTAGCGGCATCCTCGCCGCCGACCGGCTCCGGGAGTGGGACCTCGCGGCGGGCCGCCTCGTGGTGATTCCACGCGCGAACCGGGTGGCCGTCGAGCGGGACACCCGCGAGGGAGAGCACGGCGACCTGAACCGGCAGTTCACGCCCGGCAGGGAGCCCGCGACCGAACTCGCGCGGGCGCTCTGGGACCGAATCGTCGAGGCGGACCCGGACGTGCTGACGACGCTCCAGTCCTCGAAGGGACTGTACGGCACGCACCCGGACTTCGTGGGACAGGCCGTCTTCCCGACGGCCGCCGGCGACGCCGTCACCGTCGCCGAGACCGCGACCGCGACGGTCAACGACGCCGCCGTCCCGTGGTACATGCCGTTCCACGACTTCCGTGTCGGCCACCCGCTCAGTGGCGACGCACCGCTCCTCTCACACAAGGTCGGCGGGGACCTCGGCGAACCGGCCCACATCGTCGAGGTGACCGAGTACCTGCTCGACGACGAGGCCGGCGCCCGGTGGACCGGGCGGCTGGCGACCGAACTGCTGGCCGGACACGGCCTCGAGCGGGCCGGAGGCGACGCATGA